In Amia ocellicauda isolate fAmiCal2 chromosome 5, fAmiCal2.hap1, whole genome shotgun sequence, a genomic segment contains:
- the ankrd40 gene encoding ankyrin repeat domain-containing protein 40 produces the protein MSSPSVEKELQERLREAAAIGDIDEVRSLVESGVNVNSQNEINGWTCLHWACKRNHIPIVAYLLSSGADKDVLTSKGEMAVQLTSKPGIRKILGVEEEEITESKEDDLPIIPNYLLNPPFPYIHTENPGVIPEAHVASHNGSVGSSEETCTERAPSPELEQEPSFFNDPVAQIESPYIPVGEQNGAQPSSLGAMNGTVSEASHSNHSEYSHKIAQNGPLCSPLLSPNGNAGTSVATSSSRQQSIPQQLNCNQMGSMPAFQPFFFTSTFPMNMQELVLKVRIQNPSVRENDFIEVELDRQELTFRSLLRVCCRELGVSIDHVEKIRKLPNTILRKDKDVARLQDFQELEVVLEKSENLSLYSAAGQATLTERPCYNMKASKLTY, from the exons ATGAGCAGCCCGTCCGTGGAGAAGGAACTGCAGGAGCGGCTGCGAGAAGCGGCTGCCATCGGGGATATCGACGAAGTGCGGTCCTTGGTGGAGAGCGGAGTTAATGTGAACTCGCAAAATGAAATCAATGGATG GACCTGTCTGCACTGGGCCTGCAAACGGAACCATATACCAATCGTGGCCTACCTCCTGAGCTCAGGTGCCGACAAAGACGTTCTTACTTCAAAAGGAGAAATGGCAGTGCAGCTCACTTCAAAACCTGGTATCAGAAAAATTCTAGGAG tGGAAGAAGAGGAAATCACCGAATCCAAGGAGGATGATTTGCCAATTATCCCAAATTATCTTCTGAATCCTCCATTCCCTTATATCCACACTGAAAACCCTGGCGTGATCCCAGAAGCCCACGTTGCTTCACACAATGGATCAGTTGGCAGCTCTGAGGAAACCTGCACTGAGCGGGCACCCTCGCCAGAACTGGAACAAGAGCCAAGCTTCTTCAATGACCCGGTGGCACAGATTGAGAGCCCGTACATACCTGTGGGTGAACAGAACGGTGCCCAGCCTAGTTCTCTGGGAGCCATGAACGGAACCGTCTCGGAGGCGAGCCATTCCAACCACAGTGAATACTCGCACAAGATAGCTCAGAATGGACCCCTGTGCTCACCGCTGCTGTCTCCTAATGGGAATGCCGGCACATCCGTGgccaccagcagcagcagacaACAGTCCATACCTCAGCAGCTCAACTGTAACCAGATGGGGTCCATGCCAGCATTTCAGCCATTTTTCTTCACCAGTACATTTCCCATGAATATGCAAG AGCTGGTGCTAAAAGTGCGCATCCAGAACCCAAGCGTGAGAGAGAATGACTTCATTGAAGTGGAGCTGGACCGCCAGGAGCTGACGTTCAGATCCTTGCTGAGAGTCTGCTGTCGAGAGCTAGGAGTCAGCATCGATCACGTGGAGAAGATACGGAAACTACCAAACACGATATTGCGAAAG GACAAAGATGTGGCCAGATTACAGGACTTCCAAGAACTAGAAGTAGTGCTGGAGAAGAGTGAAAACCTTTCCCTGTATTCTGCTGCTGGTCAAGCCACGTTGACAGAGAGGCCTTGCTATAATATGAAAGCTTCGAAGCTCACATATTAG
- the luc7l3 gene encoding luc7-like protein 3 isoform X2 — MMSAAQLLDELMGRDRNLAPDEKRSNVRWDHETVCKYYLCGFCPAELFTNTRSDLGPCEKIHDENLRKQYEKSSRFMKEGYERDFLRYLQSLLAEVERRIRRGHARLALSQAQQNAGAPGPSGKNEEKIQVLTEKIEELVLQIEELGSEGKVEEAQGMMKLVEQLKDERELLRSTTSTIESFAAQEKQMEVCEVCGAFLIVGDAQSRVDDHLMGKQHMGYAKIKSTVEELKEKLRRRSEDPERDDRGRKEREDREREREEREKRRKKEEEEKEKEKEREKEKEREKEREKEKERERERERERERERDRDRRRRSHSRSRHSSRTSERRRSRSRDRKRSRSKERERKRSRSRDRERRRSRDRSERKHRSRSRERRRSRSAERKSHKHRSRSREKERDRRSKDKDRKDSDEKKSSKKSSCDEKPSEAGKAEQMEVDAPKPEINGTSEDLQSEGDTQSN; from the exons ATGATGTCCGCCGCCCAGTTACTGGACGAGCTAATGGGCCGGGATAGGAACTTAGCGCCGGACGAGAAACGTAGTAACGTACGCTGGGATCATGAGACG GTTTGCAAATACTATCTCTGTGGGTTTTGCCCAGCGGAATTATTTACAAATACTCGATCTGACTTGG GTCCGTGTGAAAAAATTCATGATGAGAACCTGAGGAAACA GTATGAGAAGAGTTCACGTTTCATGAAAGAGGGGTACGAGAGAGACTTCCTTCGGTATTTACAGAGTCTGCTGGCGGAAGTGGAGCGAAGAATCCGCAGAGGACATGCCAGACTGGCACTGTCTCAGGCCCAGCAGAACGCCGGC GCACCTGGACCATCGGGAAAGAATGAGGAGAAAATTCAAGTCTTGACAGAAAAAATAGAAGAACTTGTCCTTCAG ATAGAGGAGCTGGGCTCGGAGGGGAAGGTGGAGGAGGCCCAGGGGATGATGAAGCTTGTTGAGCAGTTAAAAGATGAACGAGAACTGCTTCGCTCTACAACTTCT ACTATTGAAAGCTTTGCAGCTCAGGAGAAGCAGATGGAAGTGTGTGAGGTGTGCGGTGCATTCCTCATCGTGGGAGACGCCCAGTCTAGGGTGGACGATCATCTCATGGGGAAGCAGCACATGGGCTATGCTAAAATCAAATCGACTGTGGAAGAGTTGAAG GAGAAGCTCCGAAGGCGTTCCGAAGATCCAGAGCGTGATGACCGaggaaggaaggagagagaagaccGGGAAcgcgagagagaggagagggagaagcggaggaagaaggaggaggaagaaaaggagaaggagaaagagagagagaaagagaaggaacgagagaaagagagagaaaaggagaaggaaagggagagggagcgagagagggagagggagcgggagagagaCCGGGACAGGCGTCGTCGCAGTCACTCGCGCAGCAGGCACTCGAGCAGAACCTCTGAGAGGAGACGCAGCCGTTCCAGGGACCGCAAAAGGTCCAGGAGCAAGGAGCGGGAGAGGAAGCGAAGCAG GAGCAGGGACCGCGAGCGCCGCAGGAGCAGGGATCGCTCCGAGAGGAAACACCGCTCCCGCAGCCGAGAGAGGAGGCGGTCCAGGAGTGCGGAACGCAAATCGCACAAGCACAGGAGCAGGAGCCGGGAGAAGGAGCGAGACAGGAGGTCTAAAGACAAAG ATCGGAAGGACTCGGATGAGAAGAAGAGCAGCAAGAAATCCAGCTGTGACGAAAAGCCGAGTGAAGCCGGCAAGGCTGAGCAAATGGAAGTCGATGCTCCAAAGCCTGAGATCAACGGCACAAGTGAAGACCTACAATCTGAAGGTGACACTCAGTCCAATTAA
- the luc7l3 gene encoding luc7-like protein 3 isoform X1 has product MMSAAQLLDELMGRDRNLAPDEKRSNVRWDHETVCKYYLCGFCPAELFTNTRSDLGPCEKIHDENLRKQYEKSSRFMKEGYERDFLRYLQSLLAEVERRIRRGHARLALSQAQQNAGQAPGPSGKNEEKIQVLTEKIEELVLQIEELGSEGKVEEAQGMMKLVEQLKDERELLRSTTSTIESFAAQEKQMEVCEVCGAFLIVGDAQSRVDDHLMGKQHMGYAKIKSTVEELKEKLRRRSEDPERDDRGRKEREDREREREEREKRRKKEEEEKEKEKEREKEKEREKEREKEKERERERERERERERDRDRRRRSHSRSRHSSRTSERRRSRSRDRKRSRSKERERKRSRSRDRERRRSRDRSERKHRSRSRERRRSRSAERKSHKHRSRSREKERDRRSKDKDRKDSDEKKSSKKSSCDEKPSEAGKAEQMEVDAPKPEINGTSEDLQSEGDTQSN; this is encoded by the exons ATGATGTCCGCCGCCCAGTTACTGGACGAGCTAATGGGCCGGGATAGGAACTTAGCGCCGGACGAGAAACGTAGTAACGTACGCTGGGATCATGAGACG GTTTGCAAATACTATCTCTGTGGGTTTTGCCCAGCGGAATTATTTACAAATACTCGATCTGACTTGG GTCCGTGTGAAAAAATTCATGATGAGAACCTGAGGAAACA GTATGAGAAGAGTTCACGTTTCATGAAAGAGGGGTACGAGAGAGACTTCCTTCGGTATTTACAGAGTCTGCTGGCGGAAGTGGAGCGAAGAATCCGCAGAGGACATGCCAGACTGGCACTGTCTCAGGCCCAGCAGAACGCCGGC CAGGCACCTGGACCATCGGGAAAGAATGAGGAGAAAATTCAAGTCTTGACAGAAAAAATAGAAGAACTTGTCCTTCAG ATAGAGGAGCTGGGCTCGGAGGGGAAGGTGGAGGAGGCCCAGGGGATGATGAAGCTTGTTGAGCAGTTAAAAGATGAACGAGAACTGCTTCGCTCTACAACTTCT ACTATTGAAAGCTTTGCAGCTCAGGAGAAGCAGATGGAAGTGTGTGAGGTGTGCGGTGCATTCCTCATCGTGGGAGACGCCCAGTCTAGGGTGGACGATCATCTCATGGGGAAGCAGCACATGGGCTATGCTAAAATCAAATCGACTGTGGAAGAGTTGAAG GAGAAGCTCCGAAGGCGTTCCGAAGATCCAGAGCGTGATGACCGaggaaggaaggagagagaagaccGGGAAcgcgagagagaggagagggagaagcggaggaagaaggaggaggaagaaaaggagaaggagaaagagagagagaaagagaaggaacgagagaaagagagagaaaaggagaaggaaagggagagggagcgagagagggagagggagcgggagagagaCCGGGACAGGCGTCGTCGCAGTCACTCGCGCAGCAGGCACTCGAGCAGAACCTCTGAGAGGAGACGCAGCCGTTCCAGGGACCGCAAAAGGTCCAGGAGCAAGGAGCGGGAGAGGAAGCGAAGCAG GAGCAGGGACCGCGAGCGCCGCAGGAGCAGGGATCGCTCCGAGAGGAAACACCGCTCCCGCAGCCGAGAGAGGAGGCGGTCCAGGAGTGCGGAACGCAAATCGCACAAGCACAGGAGCAGGAGCCGGGAGAAGGAGCGAGACAGGAGGTCTAAAGACAAAG ATCGGAAGGACTCGGATGAGAAGAAGAGCAGCAAGAAATCCAGCTGTGACGAAAAGCCGAGTGAAGCCGGCAAGGCTGAGCAAATGGAAGTCGATGCTCCAAAGCCTGAGATCAACGGCACAAGTGAAGACCTACAATCTGAAGGTGACACTCAGTCCAATTAA